GCCTTTCATATGGGCGCGGGCATGAAAGTATTCTCAGTCACTTTATAGAGTTTGATGTGGGAGAACTTTGGAATGCGAAGCCGTGTCACGTTCCAGTTGCAGCGGATCCTCGAGCAGACGCACGAGGCCAAATCACTTCAGGCAATGAGCTTCGCGAAGACGCTCGCTCCCGGCGCGCAAGCCACCATCCGACCTAACGTTCCCGACGGGTTCTCGGCGCACGATTATGCAATTTTTCTGCTGCATGTCGCCGCCGAGATCGAGCACGGCCTTCTCATCCAGTATCTTTTCGCGGCTTACTCGCTTGGCGGATCTCAGGTGCCAGAAGCGCATCGCGACGAGGTGGCGCGCTGGCAGGGCATCATCCTGGGCGTTGCGCGCGAGGAAATGGGGCACCTCATCACGGTCCAGAACTTGCTAAAGCTGCTCGGCGGCCCGCTCAATCTCGAGCGCGATGACTTCCCCTGGGACTTGCCGTTCTATCCTTTCCCGTTCGCGCTCGAGCCACTGAGCCTTAAACTGCTCGCACGCTATGTCTGCATCGAGAGCCCGGAGAAGTGGCCGGATCGTTGGGTTGGACGCAAGGCTGACATCGAGAAGCTGGCATTCCCGGGCGGCGCGAGCGACTTCAAGCGTGTTGGTGTCATCTACGCGACTTTGAAGGCGCTGCTTGGGGACAAAAAGCGAATACCCGACGCGCTGTTTCATGCAGACACGCTGAGCTTCCAGGCGAGTTTCGCCGAATGGGGCCGCGGCTATGCGAAAGGCGCGCGGGGCGCGGTCGACAAGGCAGCCAAGATCCCTGATGTCCTAATCCAAACTGCTTATTCCCGATCCACTGCGTTGCAAGCCCTCGATGCCATCGCAGAACAGGGTGAAGCTGCCACCGATGACATTAGAGACCCCTCGCCATCGCATTTCGAGCGGTTCATGGAGTTGTTCCTCGCGATAGAGGCGGTATCGACGTGGAGTCCTTGTCGGCCAGTGATCAGCAATCCTCGCGCGGTCGGCGATCCCGGCGCGGTGCCCGGCACGCATTATATCGACAACGAAACCTCGCGAATCTGGGCGCGCCTTCTCAATCTGCGCTACCGCATGCTGCTTGCCTACGTTGCCCACAGTTTTCGGATTTCGGGAGACTATGGTCCGGCCGACGGACTGGCCCGGGGTTCGGTGCTCAATCGCGCGTTCGGCGAGATGTATAATCTCAGGGCGCTAGCAAACATATTGGTCACGCTACCGGCAGGCGATCCGGCTAAGCCGGAGCGCGCAGCGCCCAGCTTCGAGCTTCCTTATTCGATGGCGCTGCCGGTGCTCGAGCGGGATGCGTGGCGCCAGCATGTCGACCTATTGCAGGCCTCGGAGACTCTGATCGCGCGGCTACGCGGAAGCGCCGGGAAGGGCGCCGATTCCTTCCTCGAATCACTTGATGCGCTCGACGCTCAGGCGATTATTGCCTTTGAAGCCGCGATGCAGCGGAGTTCCGCACCGGGTCTGGCTTACGGCGGGGGAGGGCGCGCATGACGATCCAGGAACTTCGTATTCTGCCGCCGCTGGCGGTCGCGCGGCTTGGCGCCTCGTCGACGCCGCTGGCGGCTTATCGGCTGGACGTCGATGCGGAAGCGGCACTTGGGTATCGCAGGATCGTGCCCGACGAGACGTTCGAGCTGCGTGTCGAAACAGGCGAGATTGCGCGCGTTTATGTGCCTGAGCGCATCAAGTTTCGCGACGGCGATGACGTGCGACCAGTTGCGCCCTTCCTCGAGGTATTCGCGAGAACCGCCGATGATCTGCTCGAGCCGTTGACCGTTGAGTTGCTTGACGCGCATGGCCTCAAGCCAGCAGATCTGCGCTGGATCGTTCACCTGGGATGCCGCAAGATCGAGCGCCGCACCTTCGATCCCAATGATCGGATCGAGGCCATTGTCGAAATCAATGACTACGCCCGCCATCCCATTCACGCGACCTGCACCAATTTCCGTGACGGCAAGACGCTGCC
This sequence is a window from Bradyrhizobium septentrionale. Protein-coding genes within it:
- a CDS encoding ferritin-like domain-containing protein, translated to MRSRVTFQLQRILEQTHEAKSLQAMSFAKTLAPGAQATIRPNVPDGFSAHDYAIFLLHVAAEIEHGLLIQYLFAAYSLGGSQVPEAHRDEVARWQGIILGVAREEMGHLITVQNLLKLLGGPLNLERDDFPWDLPFYPFPFALEPLSLKLLARYVCIESPEKWPDRWVGRKADIEKLAFPGGASDFKRVGVIYATLKALLGDKKRIPDALFHADTLSFQASFAEWGRGYAKGARGAVDKAAKIPDVLIQTAYSRSTALQALDAIAEQGEAATDDIRDPSPSHFERFMELFLAIEAVSTWSPCRPVISNPRAVGDPGAVPGTHYIDNETSRIWARLLNLRYRMLLAYVAHSFRISGDYGPADGLARGSVLNRAFGEMYNLRALANILVTLPAGDPAKPERAAPSFELPYSMALPVLERDAWRQHVDLLQASETLIARLRGSAGKGADSFLESLDALDAQAIIAFEAAMQRSSAPGLAYGGGGRA